A single window of Sphingobacterium sp. ML3W DNA harbors:
- a CDS encoding carbohydrate-binding family 9-like protein, whose translation MTKSISIRSVDHQDNLRSYQSLNGLLSSVSWNNIEVANWKEDYPYFPQAKFKIAYDDRGVIIQYEIEEEVIKAQYHRHNDNIWEDSCVEFFVSFDSKNHYYNFEFNPIGAGLIGYGTNNKAERSRLTEEEIDVVEVFTCIERGHLASKWSMIQYIPFEAFIHDKITSAFLKENTIFANFYKCGDHLPHPHFLSWNKINHPTPNFHLPEFFGELVFE comes from the coding sequence ATGACAAAATCAATCAGTATTCGATCGGTCGATCATCAGGATAATTTAAGAAGCTATCAATCATTAAATGGGTTGTTATCATCAGTCTCTTGGAATAATATAGAGGTTGCCAATTGGAAAGAGGATTATCCTTATTTCCCGCAAGCCAAGTTTAAAATAGCTTATGATGATAGGGGAGTTATTATTCAGTATGAAATAGAAGAAGAGGTCATAAAAGCCCAATATCATCGCCATAATGATAATATTTGGGAAGACAGCTGTGTAGAATTCTTTGTTTCTTTTGACAGCAAAAACCACTACTACAACTTTGAGTTTAACCCTATAGGTGCAGGCTTGATTGGCTATGGTACAAATAATAAGGCTGAGCGCTCTAGATTGACCGAAGAGGAGATAGACGTCGTAGAAGTTTTTACATGTATTGAACGGGGTCATTTAGCGTCAAAATGGAGTATGATTCAATATATACCCTTTGAAGCTTTTATACACGATAAAATTACGTCTGCATTTTTGAAAGAAAATACGATTTTCGCTAATTTTTATAAATGTGGGGATCATTTACCTCATCCACATTTTTTATCTTGGAATAAAATAAATCATCCAACTCCAAATTTTCATTTACCCGAATTCTTTGGTGAATTAGTATTTGAATAA
- a CDS encoding DUF2853 family protein has protein sequence MSKLDEKIAAYIAEAKKLNLPLEDSLIESVTKGLGPSIYKADAETIAASDPEEIKRLKSNFLIKKLGLPDNAKLDAAIEEVLNQMGKSNRNKYRALVYALLVKKFKKESSYK, from the coding sequence ATGAGCAAATTAGATGAAAAAATCGCTGCATATATTGCAGAAGCAAAAAAACTAAATTTACCTTTGGAAGACTCGCTCATCGAGTCGGTTACGAAAGGATTAGGGCCCTCCATCTACAAAGCGGACGCTGAAACCATCGCCGCCTCCGACCCCGAAGAAATCAAGAGATTGAAATCTAATTTTCTAATCAAAAAATTAGGCTTACCTGACAACGCGAAGTTGGACGCAGCAATTGAAGAAGTCCTAAATCAGATGGGAAAATCAAATCGAAACAAGTACAGGGCACTGGTATACGCCTTGCTTGTGAAAAAATTCAAGAAAGAAAGTAGCTATAAATAA
- a CDS encoding type B 50S ribosomal protein L31 → MKKDLHPSNYRLVVFKDMSNDYSFITKSCVDTKETITWEDGNEYPVVKLEISHTSHPFYTGKMKLVDTAGRIDKFRSRYNKK, encoded by the coding sequence ATGAAAAAAGATTTGCATCCTTCAAATTACAGATTAGTTGTGTTTAAAGATATGTCAAATGACTATTCTTTCATCACAAAATCATGTGTTGATACAAAAGAGACAATCACTTGGGAAGATGGTAATGAATATCCGGTTGTGAAACTAGAGATTTCTCATACTTCACACCCTTTCTATACTGGTAAAATGAAATTGGTTGATACGGCTGGTCGTATTGATAAATTCCGTAGCCGTTATAACAAAAAATAA